The Butyrivibrio proteoclasticus B316 genome segment GCAAGAAGCACTGTAGGAAGCTTATGCTTAGAAAGTGCATCTGCAAGTCTCTGAAGCTCTGCCTTAGTGTAGGCGATAACAGCAATCTGCTCAGGACGTCTTCCGTTATCAAGCTGCTGTTTGATACTCTGTACGATCCAGTCATATTCATCATCTCTTGAATAGAATCCATTAACTACAACTCCTGCTCCTGAAGGTCTTGTAGCAACAAGATCCTTTTCAACTTTCTCTTTATTAAGAGAATTGAGCTTATTTGCAAACTCGATGATCTCAGGAGTTGATCTGTGATTTTCCACAAGGAAGATATCCTGTACCTGTTCTCCGATGTAGCTTGCAAAGTTAATGATGTACTCAGGAGATGTCTCACGGAATCCGAAGATCGCCTGTGAGTCATCTCCTACAACCATAAGTGACTGGAATGTAGGAAGTGTCTTAAGGATCTTCAAAAGCTCGATCTGTCCCTCGTTAGAATCCTGGAACTCATCAACAATAATGTGCTTAAACAGGAATCTGTTATTAAGGTAAGATGGATCAACTGACTCGAATACCTGGAAAGGAAGGATTTCCTGATCCACATACTCGATGAGATTTCTGTCCATGAGCTGCTGTGCATAAAGAGGATAAAGCTTGATTACCTCCATAAGTGCAACATCAGGAACGTCGCAGTTATAAGCTGCATCTCTTACATCTGAAGCAGTGATATTTGTAATATCTCCGCCTCTCTGTTTGATCATTCTGAAGATCTCGCTGACAATAGCAAGAGCTCCCTTCTGGTGCTTCTGTCTTGAATTGTAGTAAAGGAATGACTCTCCCGTCCATGATGGGATAGGATGCTCGTTCATAAGACGAGCAATGATTCCATAACGTTCTACATCATCAATGATCTTAGGCTTTTTTGTATAACCAAGGTTAGCATAGTTATCGCCGATAACAAGGTCTCCAAAAGCATTGAAGGTACAGATGATCATGTCATCAAGATTTACTCTGTAGTTAAGCTTAAATGTCTCAATACAAAGCTGGATACGGTCTCTCATCTCTTTAGCACCAGCATTGGTGAAAGTGATAAGAAGGATCTCTTCCGGTCTTACTCCCTGGTTAAGAAGGTTCCATACGCGAAGTGCGGTTACCATTGTCTTACCAGCTCCGGCACCAGCATTAATACGCCAGAATCCGTTTGTAACATTTACGGCAGCAGTCTGTGCCTGAGTAAGCTTAAGATTTGAAATATCCTTTGTTGAAGCCTCTTCCTCGAGTCTGATAGGAGGAAGTGTGTACTGACAGATGTCATACTTAGGGCACTTTTCGCAATCCTCTGCATGCATCTTTTCCTCGTCGATACCGGTGTTCATTACGGCAAAAGCATCTTCCATGAGCTTATCAAGCTCTGTAGGATGTCCCATGTAGCCCTCATCTGTAAGGCTTACGATGTTTCCACCGCCCTCGAAGAAGTCTGGGTTGAAGTTTTTACCGGCAAGACCGCTAATAACATCATCATTCTTCTGAAGGTAGTAGATAGAAGCTGTAATATTCTGATAACCAAGCTCTCGACCATAAAGGATCATAGAAAAGAGCTTAAGATCTCTTATAACAGCATTCTTTTTACCACTCTGAGTAAGATAAGGTCTTCCAACCTGGAAACGGACAAGCTCGATAGACTTTTTACTGTCATCGATAAAGCATACATCCGGTTTAACTTTTACAGACTGGCCATTCATTACGATAACTCCGCCTTCAAGGAAAGTTGCCTTTCTGGTTTCGCAGTTAAGATAACGCATAACTCTCTTGTGATCCCAGAGAAGATTCATCTGGCGCTGCTGAGTGTTCTTGTATCCACAGTCGTCATAACGGCTGTTAAGGTAGTCCATAATAGCCTCAGATCTTCTTTCTCCCCACTGGAGAGCCGCCTTAATGCACTCCATGATAAGAGATTTTCTGTAATAGTTCTCGGGAAGGTTTGTATCCTTTGTCTCGAAAGTAAACTCACGTCCCTTATTGCACATATTTGCATTTGTGAAAGCTGAAAAGCTCCATGCACTGTTCTGTGTTGCAGGTGCCTGAGCTACCTGTGTCTGTCCATTCATATTATTCATGTTATTCTCCTTTGTTATAAACTGACATTTTTTTTCGTTTATCAATAATAATTATTGAAAAAATAGAAATAAATAAAAACACCATCCATGCAGAATTACGGGCAATAAAAATAGGAGAAGCTAAGCTTCTCCTATCATGTGATTTAGACGAACTCAATAAGATATCTGATTGTCATGGCAGATTCATGGTAGAATACGATCTCATCTCGTACAAAAGAATATGTAGTATCGTGCCCTGCATGATAGTGCAGACAGTCGAATCCGTTATTATCCATCCACTTCTGTGAGTAGTCTCTTACCAGATTTGCATTTGCTGATTTACCATAGGCTGTCTCATATACTCCCATAAATCCGGCAGAGCCAGTACCGTCTGTATAACGGCGGCAGATAGAAGTATATCCAAATGACTTATCGGCAGAAAGGGCAAAATAAATACCCTGGCCAAAGGCCTTACCATTAATCTGAGCGTTAGGGTTAAGCTGAAGCGACTGGTTAATGATACTGATCCAGTTCTCAGTTCTTGAACCATGGAACAAAAGCTTTGTGCCCTTATTCTTTCTGGTCTTAACATAAGCATCAAACTTAGCGTTCTGAGCTGGATTATCAATTTTCCATACTTTTACAACTCTCTCCTTAAGTCCCTGAGATGCCTTATCAGCGTTAAACATTGTATCTTTAAGCTTTTTAACTTCCTCTTCTGTTGCTTCTGTAACAGTAATACCAGGGAAAGCTCCGGTTACAACATTTTCTTTGTTTCCTTCTGCTGCCTTGATAGCAAATACAGCTTCCATTGAGCGGATAAGAGCATCCTCTCTGTCAATAATCTGTGAGTAGATCTCCTGCTGTTCCTCATCAGAACTGGCAACCTTAGCAAGGTAAGAAGCTACCGTCTGACCATGGTATGCATCAATACGTCTAGGTGCAAGAGCTAGAATCTTCCTAATCTTTGAGTTAAACTGATCAACATTTTTACTCTTACCAAGTGTATTCCAGATATCTCGGGCAGCCTGAATCTGCTCTTTTGTAAATGGCTGCTTCATCTGAAGCATTGTTGGGTCGAGCTGCTCAAAGATCATGTTCTGAGCAGCTTTAGAAAGAATGTTAAAAAGTTCCGATGCTGCATCGTGGTCTTTTACCACAACAGAGCTGATGTCCTGTCCTACTACATGGAATCTTGGGCGTTCAGGAAGATTTCTTACCATTACATCTGAGAAATCTTCATATCCTTCCTCAAGCTTTTCATAGTATGTAGCCCAGAATAGAATCGGATCCTGCTGATATGTTTCTCTCTTGATCTTATTAAGGTCAGTCTGCTCTGCTCCAATACGTCCCTTCGTTACCGAGAACGAAATTGTTCTTTCTCCCAGGCTGTGAGGAAGCATCTCATAAGAATCATATCTGTTTGATGCTGCATCAACTCTCCTAAGCATTTTCCAAGGATATACCGTGGGCTTTAATCCCTCAAGATCTGAGTAAGAAACCTGCAGGCGGCTTCCACCGTGTTTTCCGATACTTTTGTCTATAACAACAGTTCTTGTTCCAACTTTTATGGTCATAGAACCGGGAAGAGCTACCCACTTCATAAGTTTTCCAACTTCCTGAAACAAGCCTCCTTCAGTTCCATCAAAATCAATCTTAACCTGTCCAGGTCCACTGATTGCAAGTGCTTCCATTTTTATTCTCCTTCCATTATATCTGACATTAAAATGTTTATGTTCTAATAATGGTTTGCATTGGAGAAAATAAAAACATGCATAAAAATAGCCCGCGCATTGCGCGAGCTATTGTGTTTACTGCTTAATCTTCATCAAATTACATAACCATAAGTTCTTTAGCATAGTCAGCAAGTGATATATCCGTGCTGGCCAGATTAGCAGCTCTTACAGCAGCAAAATATTTAACAAGACTATCATGGTTTATCAAAGCAATTTCTGCCGGGCTGTTACTATCTCGAGATAACTCGTTTACAATATCCAGCAAGTTGCTTAAAGTGCTATCATAATTGACCACTTCGTTATT includes the following:
- a CDS encoding ATP-dependent helicase; translation: MNNMNGQTQVAQAPATQNSAWSFSAFTNANMCNKGREFTFETKDTNLPENYYRKSLIMECIKAALQWGERRSEAIMDYLNSRYDDCGYKNTQQRQMNLLWDHKRVMRYLNCETRKATFLEGGVIVMNGQSVKVKPDVCFIDDSKKSIELVRFQVGRPYLTQSGKKNAVIRDLKLFSMILYGRELGYQNITASIYYLQKNDDVISGLAGKNFNPDFFEGGGNIVSLTDEGYMGHPTELDKLMEDAFAVMNTGIDEEKMHAEDCEKCPKYDICQYTLPPIRLEEEASTKDISNLKLTQAQTAAVNVTNGFWRINAGAGAGKTMVTALRVWNLLNQGVRPEEILLITFTNAGAKEMRDRIQLCIETFKLNYRVNLDDMIICTFNAFGDLVIGDNYANLGYTKKPKIIDDVERYGIIARLMNEHPIPSWTGESFLYYNSRQKHQKGALAIVSEIFRMIKQRGGDITNITASDVRDAAYNCDVPDVALMEVIKLYPLYAQQLMDRNLIEYVDQEILPFQVFESVDPSYLNNRFLFKHIIVDEFQDSNEGQIELLKILKTLPTFQSLMVVGDDSQAIFGFRETSPEYIINFASYIGEQVQDIFLVENHRSTPEIIEFANKLNSLNKEKVEKDLVATRPSGAGVVVNGFYSRDDEYDWIVQSIKQQLDNGRRPEQIAVIAYTKAELQRLADALSKHKLPTVLLAPEKLMTNSRIRAILSFVRVLGDSADTKDALIAANAVVGGCIMDLPNQKIQQLVDNIIVRAENIRNAASLAAKKDGLMKFIDSIAMDDETVQAFKESLETKEYGEILQYCIDFSLYGEDTEYRRVSNYPGIVLTTAHSSKGLEWPVVYNTVTRYQTQARVSEETRRLLFVSATRARDELYISGTYAAFGKGENLVKNHYLQEAFDIVGKQYNPTFSTSKKTSYTPLSA
- a CDS encoding PARP domain-containing protein — translated: MEALAISGPGQVKIDFDGTEGGLFQEVGKLMKWVALPGSMTIKVGTRTVVIDKSIGKHGGSRLQVSYSDLEGLKPTVYPWKMLRRVDAASNRYDSYEMLPHSLGERTISFSVTKGRIGAEQTDLNKIKRETYQQDPILFWATYYEKLEEGYEDFSDVMVRNLPERPRFHVVGQDISSVVVKDHDAASELFNILSKAAQNMIFEQLDPTMLQMKQPFTKEQIQAARDIWNTLGKSKNVDQFNSKIRKILALAPRRIDAYHGQTVASYLAKVASSDEEQQEIYSQIIDREDALIRSMEAVFAIKAAEGNKENVVTGAFPGITVTEATEEEVKKLKDTMFNADKASQGLKERVVKVWKIDNPAQNAKFDAYVKTRKNKGTKLLFHGSRTENWISIINQSLQLNPNAQINGKAFGQGIYFALSADKSFGYTSICRRYTDGTGSAGFMGVYETAYGKSANANLVRDYSQKWMDNNGFDCLHYHAGHDTTYSFVRDEIVFYHESAMTIRYLIEFV